A genomic segment from Rubrobacter tropicus encodes:
- a CDS encoding VOC family protein, producing the protein MIQRQSHSTVYVTDQREALEFYRDKLGFEVRTDVSMDDEGTFRWLTVSPKGQPDLEIVLMPIAQAPALDAEKAEQMEDLVRSGALGIGVFETDDIHGDHERLSRQGVEFVSPPREQFYGIEAIVKDNSGNFFSLTQRKQ; encoded by the coding sequence ATGATCCAACGCCAGAGCCACTCCACGGTGTACGTGACAGACCAGCGGGAGGCCCTCGAATTCTACCGGGACAAGCTCGGTTTCGAGGTCCGCACCGACGTCTCCATGGACGACGAGGGGACCTTCCGCTGGCTAACCGTGAGCCCCAAGGGGCAGCCCGACCTCGAGATCGTCCTGATGCCCATAGCCCAGGCTCCCGCGCTCGACGCCGAGAAGGCGGAGCAGATGGAGGACCTCGTGCGGAGCGGCGCCCTCGGGATCGGCGTCTTCGAGACCGACGACATCCACGGCGACCACGAGCGGCTGAGCAGGCAGGGCGTGGAGTTCGTATCGCCGCCGAGGGAACAATTCTACGGCATCGAGGCCATCGTAAAGGACAACTCGGGAAACTTCTTCAGCCTCACGCAGAGAAAACAGTAA
- the abc-f gene encoding ribosomal protection-like ABC-F family protein — MLAQLTNVSLSFPDKKVLQDVSFTVYPGDRISLVGPNGAGKTSLFKILTGRLNPDAGAVSRAGGVRIGHLEQDLSDSASGHELTCMEAALEPFAGLIRLEKRLEEIAVKLGREGHASVLMEELGEAQRRFEDSGGYSFRARTEATLTGLGLPESLWDREVSGLSAGQRMRLALARILLEEHDLVLFDEPTNHLDVPAREWLEGHLKNSKVAYMVASHDRRFLDAVSEKVAHLDRANLSLYTGDYTAFRGQVERAEEEGWRRYEKSRKQERKLRRQAQDYRAWSEAGERAKRGAADKGFVSHRAAKVMKRSLVARRRMEEAAENARAEKPFEGDEIKIGFGPSRGRGLIRAEDLTIGYSPERPLAAGISFDLSAGERLAVTGPNGSGKTALLRTVLGEVQPLSGGAGVSPTARVGYFDQDHRLPARDVTALEILRGTGDETLARTVLGRMGVRRETVSKPASRLSSGERAKVLLTRLVLGDNDLLVLDEPTNHLDIETQDVLLGALEGFPGGVLFVSHDRHFVDALATKTLRLGIT, encoded by the coding sequence GTGCTCGCGCAACTCACGAACGTCTCACTCTCCTTCCCCGACAAAAAAGTCTTGCAAGACGTCTCCTTCACCGTTTATCCGGGGGACAGGATCTCGCTCGTCGGGCCGAACGGCGCGGGAAAGACGAGCCTCTTTAAGATACTCACCGGGCGTCTGAATCCCGACGCGGGTGCCGTATCTCGGGCTGGGGGCGTTCGGATCGGGCATCTGGAGCAGGATCTTTCCGATTCGGCGAGCGGGCACGAGCTTACCTGTATGGAGGCCGCGCTGGAGCCGTTCGCGGGCCTGATCCGGCTCGAAAAACGCCTCGAAGAAATCGCTGTAAAGCTGGGTCGGGAAGGCCACGCATCGGTCTTGATGGAAGAGCTTGGCGAGGCCCAGCGACGCTTCGAGGACTCGGGCGGCTACTCGTTCAGGGCGAGAACGGAGGCTACTCTGACGGGACTCGGGCTGCCGGAATCCCTCTGGGACCGCGAAGTATCCGGGCTCTCGGCGGGGCAGCGGATGCGGCTCGCGCTGGCGCGGATATTGCTGGAGGAGCACGACCTGGTCCTTTTCGACGAGCCGACCAACCACCTCGACGTCCCGGCCCGCGAGTGGCTGGAGGGGCATCTAAAGAACTCGAAGGTGGCCTACATGGTCGCCTCCCACGACCGCCGGTTCCTCGACGCGGTCTCGGAGAAGGTCGCCCACCTCGACAGGGCGAACCTCTCCCTGTACACGGGAGACTACACGGCTTTCCGGGGGCAGGTCGAGCGGGCCGAAGAAGAGGGGTGGCGACGGTACGAAAAAAGCCGCAAGCAGGAGAGGAAGCTCCGGCGTCAGGCGCAGGATTACAGGGCCTGGTCCGAGGCCGGGGAGAGGGCGAAGCGCGGCGCGGCCGACAAGGGTTTCGTAAGCCACAGGGCCGCGAAGGTCATGAAGCGCTCGCTCGTGGCCCGCAGGCGCATGGAGGAGGCCGCGGAGAACGCCAGGGCCGAGAAACCTTTCGAGGGGGATGAGATCAAGATAGGTTTCGGGCCGTCCCGGGGCCGGGGCCTGATCCGGGCCGAGGACCTCACGATCGGGTACTCGCCGGAGAGGCCGCTGGCCGCCGGGATCTCCTTCGACCTCTCCGCCGGCGAGAGGCTGGCGGTGACCGGCCCGAACGGCTCCGGTAAGACCGCCCTCCTGCGCACCGTGCTGGGTGAGGTCCAACCGCTCTCCGGTGGGGCGGGCGTCTCACCGACCGCGCGGGTCGGGTACTTCGACCAGGACCACCGGCTGCCGGCGCGGGACGTTACGGCGCTGGAGATCCTGCGCGGGACCGGGGACGAGACGCTCGCCCGCACCGTCCTGGGCAGGATGGGGGTCAGGAGGGAGACCGTAAGCAAGCCGGCGTCCAGGTTGAGCTCCGGCGAGCGGGCGAAGGTGCTGCTCACCCGTCTCGTGCTCGGGGACAACGACCTGCTCGTGCTCGACGAGCCGACCAATCACCTGGACATAGAGACCCAGGACGTGCTCCTCGGCGCGCTCGAAGGCTTCCCCGGCGGCGTCCTCTTCGTCTCCCACGACCGGCACTTCGTGGACGCGCTCGCAACGAAGACCCTGCGGCTCGGGATAACATAG
- the menH gene encoding 2-succinyl-6-hydroxy-2,4-cyclohexadiene-1-carboxylate synthase — MTRTSREAAPEAAAGLNHGTSGDPADPAVLFLHGFMGRADDWRRTVSKLDGRFFCVAVDLPGHGASTGLPPSRYTMEGAALGVLDLLDEARVRRATLVGYSMGGRLALYLALRHPDRCAGLFLESASPGLDDAVERAARRAADEMKAVRLEGGEFGEFLRDWYSQPLFAPLARDGELLRRTLERRRENDPNELAKSLRGMGTGSQPALWEELPSLRVPVLAVSGELDEKFVGISHRMKALYPGMRTAVVPGVGHNVHAEATETYLSLLEDFLTTS; from the coding sequence ATGACGCGAACGTCGCGCGAAGCGGCGCCTGAGGCCGCAGCCGGCCTGAACCACGGCACGTCCGGGGACCCGGCGGACCCGGCCGTGCTCTTTTTGCACGGCTTTATGGGCCGCGCCGACGACTGGCGCCGGACGGTGTCGAAGCTCGACGGGCGCTTCTTTTGCGTCGCCGTGGACCTGCCGGGTCATGGGGCCTCGACAGGACTCCCGCCAAGCCGCTACACGATGGAAGGCGCGGCCCTTGGGGTCCTGGATCTCCTGGACGAAGCCCGCGTCCGGCGCGCGACCCTGGTCGGTTACTCGATGGGCGGCCGGCTCGCCCTCTACCTGGCGCTGCGCCACCCGGATCGCTGCGCCGGCCTCTTCCTGGAATCGGCCTCCCCGGGTCTCGACGACGCGGTCGAGCGCGCCGCCCGCCGGGCCGCCGACGAGATGAAGGCCGTCCGCCTGGAAGGCGGCGAGTTCGGAGAGTTCTTGCGCGACTGGTACAGCCAACCCCTCTTCGCACCGCTCGCGCGGGACGGGGAGTTGCTGCGGCGCACGCTGGAGAGGAGAAGGGAGAACGATCCAAACGAGCTTGCGAAGTCGTTGCGGGGCATGGGAACCGGCAGCCAGCCGGCGCTTTGGGAAGAGCTCCCAAGCCTGCGAGTCCCGGTGCTCGCCGTCTCCGGAGAGCTCGACGAGAAGTTCGTCGGGATCTCACACCGCATGAAGGCCCTCTATCCGGGGATGCGTACCGCCGTGGTGCCCGGCGTGGGGCACAACGTCCACGCCGAGGCCACCGAAACGTATCTCTCCTTGCTGGAGGATTTCCTCACCACCTCCTAG
- a CDS encoding helix-turn-helix domain-containing protein encodes MYLSLDVHPQTQQSLADAREFMRHAYTGPVKLPDVSAMANMSPYHFLRVHKEIYGETPHEFLTRLRIGRAKSLLAGGGHNVTEVCFEVGFSSLGSFSALFRERVGVSPSEYRRHVRSGIVVPREIRPLFVPTCFFSMLRGFPGDG; translated from the coding sequence TTGTATCTTTCTCTTGACGTGCATCCCCAGACACAGCAAAGCCTCGCCGACGCCAGGGAGTTCATGCGGCACGCGTACACGGGACCCGTCAAGCTGCCGGACGTCTCTGCTATGGCGAACATGTCTCCCTACCACTTCCTGCGCGTCCACAAGGAGATTTACGGGGAGACGCCGCACGAGTTCCTGACCCGCCTGCGGATAGGACGGGCGAAGAGCTTGTTGGCCGGGGGCGGGCACAACGTTACGGAGGTGTGCTTCGAGGTCGGGTTCTCCAGCCTGGGGAGTTTTAGCGCGCTGTTTCGGGAGCGCGTGGGTGTATCCCCTTCGGAGTACCGGCGTCACGTCCGGTCGGGGATCGTGGTGCCGCGCGAGATCCGGCCGCTCTTCGTCCCTACGTGCTTTTTCTCGATGCTCCGCGGCTTCCCCGGGGACGGATAA
- a CDS encoding GSCFA domain-containing protein: MKLDALEALKVTRSNANKRFPNEEDPRFVGDLLFPSLKPKFLLNAPARVFTIGSCFARNIELALADHDGIELPTSAFSVPESEWEFRPNGLLNEYNPGTISQRILSAVGSEDEPEETIVKTRDGFIDLLLPGGSPVTFERAVERRSEIRGIYESLVSSDLVIITLGLVEAWFDEEIELFLNRMPTRQDLRSQPDRYSFHRLGVSDALPLLDRAFGGLVEAGVERVLLTVSPVPLGTTFSGGDVVVANSFSKSVLRVCAEELSQKYPQVDYFPSYEMVSSGGLGAFNPDNIHVRDAVVRRVTGHMLDAYFPNLVSDSGTNGHAPDDANVARSGA, translated from the coding sequence ATGAAGCTCGATGCGTTAGAGGCGTTGAAAGTTACGCGGAGCAACGCCAACAAGAGGTTCCCGAACGAGGAAGACCCGCGGTTCGTCGGCGATCTCTTGTTCCCGTCATTGAAGCCGAAGTTCTTGCTGAACGCGCCCGCGAGGGTCTTTACCATCGGCTCTTGCTTTGCGCGCAACATCGAACTGGCCCTCGCCGACCACGACGGCATAGAGTTGCCCACGAGCGCCTTCTCGGTCCCCGAGTCCGAGTGGGAGTTCAGGCCGAACGGGCTGCTCAACGAGTACAACCCCGGCACTATCTCGCAGCGCATACTCTCCGCCGTAGGATCCGAGGACGAACCCGAAGAGACCATCGTAAAGACCAGGGACGGCTTCATAGACCTGCTGCTGCCCGGCGGCTCCCCCGTCACCTTCGAGCGGGCCGTCGAGCGCCGCTCGGAGATAAGGGGCATCTACGAGAGCCTCGTCTCCTCGGACCTGGTGATCATCACCCTGGGCCTGGTCGAGGCCTGGTTCGACGAGGAGATAGAGCTCTTCCTGAACCGGATGCCGACCAGGCAAGACCTGAGGAGTCAGCCCGACCGCTATTCTTTTCACAGGCTCGGCGTGTCGGACGCGCTGCCGCTTCTGGACCGGGCCTTCGGCGGGTTGGTCGAGGCCGGCGTCGAGCGGGTGTTGCTGACCGTCTCGCCGGTGCCGCTCGGGACGACTTTCAGCGGCGGGGACGTGGTGGTCGCCAACAGTTTCTCGAAGTCGGTCCTCAGGGTCTGCGCCGAGGAGCTGTCGCAGAAGTACCCGCAGGTCGACTACTTCCCGAGCTACGAGATGGTCAGCAGCGGCGGGCTGGGCGCGTTCAACCCGGACAACATCCACGTCCGCGACGCCGTCGTGAGGCGCGTCACCGGCCACATGCTCGACGCGTACTTCCCGAACCTGGTGTCGGACTCCGGGACAAACGGGCACGCTCCGGATGACGCGAACGTCGCGCGAAGCGGCGCCTGA
- the menC gene encoding o-succinylbenzoate synthase, with amino-acid sequence MKPASLDLFRYALPFSEPVALKRSTLINRDGILVRLAAEDGSVGWGETSPLPGFSPEPLETVIGQLYDFASWAPGGKLPGDWLDHANRAPSVRFGLETATWNLSASLSGTDSPEPMKDPSREVVSVSGLISGTSAELVEEADRMRAEGYRAVKLKVGGRGVAGNVRMVLEVAEALGDGVSLRLDANRAWGFGEAVEFGLGVSGVRIEYVEEPLAEQGRLGELAGIWGLPVALDETLVGMGPEDLGDHGYARAVVLKPMLLGGISRCLRFAEEAEALGMKAVVSSSYESGVGTGALVALAAAIGGEPVGLDTYRRLAEDVIVVPLDLPAPVVDVRRAVAAARRVDLRKVVPVPG; translated from the coding sequence GTGAAACCCGCCTCGCTCGACCTCTTCCGCTACGCGCTCCCGTTCTCAGAGCCCGTAGCCCTCAAGAGATCGACGCTCATAAACCGCGACGGTATCCTGGTCCGACTCGCCGCGGAAGACGGCTCGGTGGGCTGGGGCGAGACGTCACCCCTACCCGGATTTAGCCCCGAACCACTCGAAACCGTAATCGGACAGTTGTACGACTTTGCGTCCTGGGCGCCGGGCGGAAAGCTTCCCGGGGACTGGCTCGACCACGCGAACCGCGCCCCTTCAGTCCGCTTCGGACTGGAAACAGCCACCTGGAACCTGTCCGCGAGTTTATCCGGCACGGACTCGCCAGAGCCAATGAAGGACCCTTCTAGGGAAGTGGTGTCTGTAAGCGGACTTATATCCGGTACGTCGGCGGAACTGGTGGAAGAGGCGGATAGGATGCGGGCGGAAGGGTATCGGGCCGTGAAACTGAAGGTCGGGGGCCGGGGTGTGGCTGGTAATGTACGGATGGTGCTGGAGGTCGCGGAGGCGCTCGGGGACGGGGTGTCGTTGCGGCTCGACGCCAACCGGGCGTGGGGTTTCGGGGAGGCGGTGGAGTTCGGCCTGGGAGTGTCCGGGGTGCGGATCGAGTACGTGGAGGAGCCGCTGGCGGAGCAGGGGCGGTTGGGAGAGTTGGCGGGGATTTGGGGGTTGCCCGTGGCGCTCGACGAGACGCTGGTTGGGATGGGGCCGGAGGATCTGGGCGACCACGGGTATGCGCGGGCCGTCGTGCTCAAGCCTATGTTGCTCGGCGGGATCTCCCGTTGCTTGCGTTTCGCGGAAGAGGCTGAGGCTCTGGGTATGAAGGCCGTCGTCAGCTCGTCTTACGAGAGCGGGGTGGGGACGGGGGCGCTCGTCGCGTTGGCGGCCGCGATCGGGGGCGAGCCGGTCGGGCTGGACACGTACCGCAGGCTGGCGGAGGACGTGATCGTGGTCCCCCTCGACCTCCCCGCTCCTGTCGTGGACGTCCGACGCGCCGTGGCGGCCGCGCGGAGGGTGGACCTTAGAAAGGTGGTACCCGTTCCGGGCTAG
- a CDS encoding aminotransferase class V-fold PLP-dependent enzyme has translation MRTVEEHETWLADRFRAALREIPGVKLYAAPDGVRKTPTVAFRLEGRPPLEACRHAADRGFFIAAGDFYASTVAEMLGIKEGGGFVRAGLAPYNTIEEVEGFVRAVRDLVEGTA, from the coding sequence ATGCGGACAGTCGAGGAGCATGAGACGTGGCTGGCGGATAGGTTCCGGGCGGCGCTGCGGGAGATCCCGGGCGTAAAACTCTACGCCGCCCCCGACGGCGTCCGTAAGACCCCGACCGTGGCGTTCCGGCTAGAGGGCCGCCCGCCGCTGGAGGCCTGCCGGCACGCGGCGGACCGCGGCTTCTTCATTGCCGCCGGGGACTTCTACGCGTCCACGGTCGCGGAGATGCTGGGCATAAAAGAGGGCGGCGGTTTCGTGCGGGCCGGGCTCGCCCCGTACAACACCATCGAGGAGGTAGAGGGGTTCGTGCGGGCGGTCCGGGACCTCGTCGAGGGGACCGCGTAG
- a CDS encoding aminotransferase class V-fold PLP-dependent enzyme: protein MQQTFDVRAVRAEFPALSRLHAGRPVVYFDGPGGSQVARPSIEAMTRYMERGGANLHGVFPTSTETEEILAETRHACAAFLGAEPDEVAFGANMTTLTLAISRALSRNWDGNSEIVVTELDHRANVDPWLIAAEEKGARARWIPVNPETLTLDLSDIEEKITSKTKLVAVGLASNAVGTVNDVAAIAERAREVGAVVAVDAVHAAPHIPIDRDALGADVITCSAYKFFGPHVGVTAIRRELFEAMEVHKLDPAPSHIPDKLETGTQNHEGIAGVKGPWTSSRRSAGRNPAGEVFGGDADSRGA, encoded by the coding sequence ATGCAGCAGACGTTCGACGTACGGGCCGTCCGCGCCGAGTTCCCGGCGCTCTCGCGCCTGCACGCCGGCAGGCCCGTCGTCTACTTCGACGGCCCCGGCGGCTCCCAGGTGGCGAGGCCTTCCATCGAGGCGATGACCCGCTACATGGAGCGCGGCGGCGCGAACCTCCACGGCGTCTTCCCGACGAGCACGGAGACGGAGGAGATCCTCGCCGAGACCAGGCACGCCTGCGCGGCCTTCCTCGGCGCGGAGCCGGACGAGGTCGCCTTCGGGGCCAACATGACCACCCTTACCCTCGCCATCTCGCGCGCCCTCTCCCGGAACTGGGACGGGAACTCCGAGATCGTCGTCACCGAGCTCGACCACCGAGCCAACGTCGACCCCTGGCTCATCGCCGCCGAGGAAAAAGGGGCCAGGGCGCGTTGGATTCCCGTGAACCCCGAGACTCTGACCCTCGACCTCAGCGATATAGAAGAGAAGATCACGTCCAAAACGAAGCTCGTCGCCGTGGGCCTGGCCTCGAACGCCGTCGGCACTGTGAACGACGTGGCCGCGATAGCGGAGCGGGCCAGGGAGGTCGGCGCCGTCGTCGCCGTCGACGCCGTCCACGCGGCCCCGCACATCCCGATAGACAGGGACGCTCTGGGGGCCGACGTCATTACCTGCTCGGCCTACAAGTTCTTCGGCCCGCACGTGGGCGTCACGGCCATCAGGCGCGAGCTCTTCGAGGCCATGGAGGTCCACAAGCTGGACCCCGCGCCCTCCCACATCCCCGACAAGCTCGAGACCGGCACCCAGAACCACGAGGGCATAGCCGGCGTGAAGGGGCCCTGGACTTCATCTCGTCGCTCGGCGGGGAGAAACCCCGCGGGAGAGGTTTTTGGAGGCGATGCGGACAGTCGAGGAGCATGA
- the menB gene encoding 1,4-dihydroxy-2-naphthoyl-CoA synthase yields MKNIAWEIAGEFEDIKYEKAEGIAKITINRPEVRNAFRPLTVIEMMRALEDAREDHETGVIILTGEGPDAFCSGGDQKVRGDAGYLDSPDAPQRTPGGASVGRFHVTDLHVQIRRCPKPVVAMVAGYAVGGGHVLHVVCDLTIAADNAKFGQVGPRVGSFDGGFGASVLTQLVGPKRAKEIWFLCRMYSSDEAYEMGLVNKVVPLAELETETVTWCREMLERSPFALRLLKASFHAHEDGFAGIQQLAHDANLLFYGSEEAREGRDAFKEKRSPDFSQFPRRP; encoded by the coding sequence ATGAAAAACATAGCCTGGGAAATAGCCGGAGAGTTCGAGGACATAAAGTACGAGAAGGCGGAGGGGATCGCCAAGATCACCATAAACCGCCCCGAGGTGCGCAACGCCTTCCGCCCGTTGACGGTGATCGAGATGATGCGCGCCCTGGAGGACGCCCGCGAGGACCACGAGACCGGCGTCATCATCCTGACCGGGGAGGGGCCCGACGCGTTCTGCTCGGGCGGGGACCAGAAGGTCCGCGGAGACGCCGGATACCTGGATTCCCCCGACGCCCCGCAACGCACGCCGGGCGGGGCGTCCGTGGGGCGCTTCCACGTCACGGATTTGCACGTCCAGATCCGTCGCTGCCCCAAGCCCGTGGTCGCCATGGTCGCAGGCTACGCGGTGGGCGGAGGGCACGTCCTGCACGTAGTCTGCGACCTCACCATCGCCGCGGACAACGCGAAGTTCGGCCAGGTGGGACCCAGGGTCGGCTCCTTTGACGGCGGTTTCGGCGCCTCCGTCCTCACCCAGCTCGTGGGCCCCAAACGCGCCAAGGAGATCTGGTTCCTCTGCCGGATGTACTCTTCAGACGAAGCTTACGAGATGGGCCTCGTCAACAAGGTGGTACCCCTCGCCGAGCTCGAAACGGAGACGGTAACCTGGTGCCGGGAGATGCTCGAGCGCTCCCCCTTCGCCCTGCGCCTCTTGAAGGCGAGCTTCCATGCCCACGAGGACGGCTTCGCCGGCATCCAGCAACTCGCCCACGACGCCAACCTCCTCTTCTACGGCAGCGAGGAGGCGAGGGAGGGCCGCGACGCCTTCAAGGAGAAGCGCAGCCCGGACTTCTCCCAATTCCCCCGCCGCCCGTAG
- a CDS encoding cold-shock protein, with amino-acid sequence MAQGTVKWFSDEKGYGFISPDDGGEDLFVHHTGISGEGFKTLDEGAKVTYEATQGRKGMQAENVTPA; translated from the coding sequence ATGGCCCAAGGAACAGTGAAGTGGTTCAGCGACGAGAAGGGCTACGGCTTTATCTCCCCGGACGACGGGGGTGAGGACCTCTTCGTGCATCATACCGGCATCTCCGGTGAGGGCTTCAAGACCCTCGACGAAGGCGCCAAGGTTACCTACGAGGCGACCCAGGGACGCAAGGGAATGCAGGCGGAGAACGTCACTCCCGCCTAA
- the menE gene encoding o-succinylbenzoate--CoA ligase, which translates to MTGDPTRVPCPLRSAALASPDAEAVVGPGWAISYGELDRRVSASERGMGDLGIQPGGRVALYLPKSLDYLVLLLALMRAGLVACPVSTRLPAAAVAPLLEEAGCSVLVSADEDLRGATDEIPVVDPDVLLADGAGYEGPPGPLDVSLARPATIVFTSGSTGIPKAALHTFGNHYYSALGSNDNIRLRPGDRWLHSLPPYHVGGLSIIFRCLLAGAAVALPGPEATIGGSIPDLRVTHVSLVSTQLLRLLREDADLSGLEAVLMGGGPIDPTLVDGASELSIPVHTSYGLTEMASQVTATPPGAPLKRLYTAGRVLAHREVRVSEDGEILVRGETLFSGYVRDGRPDLPLDGEGWFHTGDLGELDAEGYLRVAGRRDNLFVSGGENVQPEEVEEALCRIEGVEEAVVVPVPDGEFGARPVAFVRTNGEAGDLAPELGKTLPRFKIPVAFHDWEGTGGMKPDRPALRRRAETLNPVSPPTNP; encoded by the coding sequence ATGACCGGAGACCCGACGCGCGTTCCCTGCCCGCTCAGGTCGGCGGCCCTCGCCTCCCCGGACGCCGAAGCCGTCGTTGGACCCGGGTGGGCCATCTCCTACGGAGAGCTCGACCGGCGCGTCTCCGCGTCCGAGCGGGGTATGGGGGATCTCGGTATCCAGCCCGGCGGTCGGGTCGCCCTCTACTTGCCGAAGAGCCTGGACTACTTGGTTCTTCTGCTGGCCCTGATGCGCGCGGGCCTGGTGGCCTGCCCGGTGAGCACCCGCCTACCGGCCGCCGCGGTTGCGCCGCTACTGGAGGAGGCCGGGTGCTCGGTACTGGTCTCCGCCGACGAGGACCTCCGCGGCGCAACCGACGAGATACCCGTGGTCGACCCGGATGTGCTCCTGGCCGATGGCGCGGGGTATGAAGGACCGCCGGGGCCTCTGGATGTTTCGCTCGCCCGGCCGGCGACCATAGTCTTCACTTCCGGCAGCACCGGAATTCCGAAGGCGGCGCTGCACACGTTCGGCAACCACTACTACAGCGCCCTCGGCTCGAACGATAACATCCGGCTCCGGCCGGGAGACCGGTGGCTGCACTCGCTGCCGCCCTACCACGTCGGCGGGCTCTCCATAATCTTTCGCTGCCTCCTCGCGGGGGCGGCGGTCGCGCTGCCCGGACCGGAGGCTACTATCGGCGGGTCTATACCAGACCTCCGTGTTACCCACGTCTCCCTGGTCTCCACCCAGCTCCTGCGGCTGCTGCGCGAGGACGCCGATCTCTCCGGCCTCGAGGCCGTCCTGATGGGTGGGGGGCCCATAGATCCAACCCTCGTTGACGGTGCCTCCGAACTATCCATTCCCGTACACACCAGCTACGGCCTCACCGAGATGGCCTCCCAGGTCACGGCTACGCCGCCCGGGGCGCCCCTGAAGCGGCTCTACACCGCCGGGCGCGTTTTGGCGCATCGTGAGGTGCGAGTCTCAGAAGACGGAGAGATCCTGGTAAGGGGCGAGACTCTCTTCTCCGGCTACGTCCGGGACGGCAGGCCGGACCTGCCGCTAGACGGGGAGGGCTGGTTCCACACGGGCGATCTCGGCGAGTTGGACGCGGAAGGGTACCTCCGGGTGGCGGGCCGTCGGGACAACCTCTTCGTCTCGGGCGGCGAGAACGTCCAGCCCGAGGAGGTCGAAGAAGCCCTGTGCCGCATCGAGGGCGTCGAAGAAGCCGTAGTGGTGCCCGTGCCCGACGGAGAATTCGGGGCCAGGCCCGTCGCCTTCGTGAGGACGAACGGAGAGGCGGGGGACCTGGCCCCGGAACTGGGGAAGACCCTGCCCCGGTTCAAGATCCCGGTCGCGTTCCACGACTGGGAGGGAACCGGCGGCATGAAACCCGACCGCCCCGCCCTGCGTCGCCGCGCCGAAACGCTCAACCCCGTATCGCCCCCAACAAACCCGTAA
- a CDS encoding NAD-dependent malic enzyme encodes MPLDYTYRVRQPHRTGQLAAVAGAIAEGGGLIGDVTTINVGRESSIREITLAVEDHDQAERVVELLNKLEGVEVLWSRDRALLRHEGGKLVISSTRPVRTVQDMRDVYTPGVARACVAISDDPSLAGELTMIGRSVAICTNGTRVLGLGDIGPVPSMPVMEGKAVFYHQLANVSAMPILVDTKDVDEFVETVVRIAPTFGGIHLEDISAPECFEIERRLIEALSKPVMHDDVHGTAVVTLAAALVACRHAGLTLEEEVVGQIGLGAAGYGIAALMADAGAKRVVASDPNPLSHERARQKGIEIADLETVMEEADVVVATTGVPGLIDPSLVREGQVILALTNPYPEIEPEAAIRAGAAFAADGTSVNNVLGYPGIFRGALLSGAEEITLQMKLAAAEALADLTQESELVPDALDPKVHERVSTAVRDAAVESGAARMDRAPMGL; translated from the coding sequence TTGCCGCTAGATTACACGTACCGCGTCCGCCAACCGCACCGCACGGGGCAGCTCGCGGCGGTCGCGGGGGCCATAGCGGAGGGCGGGGGCCTGATCGGAGACGTCACGACCATCAACGTCGGTCGGGAGTCTTCGATACGCGAGATCACGCTCGCCGTCGAGGACCACGACCAGGCCGAACGCGTGGTCGAGCTCCTGAACAAACTCGAAGGAGTCGAGGTCCTCTGGTCGCGAGATCGGGCGCTGCTCCGCCACGAAGGCGGCAAGCTGGTCATCTCTTCGACCAGGCCCGTCCGCACGGTCCAGGACATGCGCGACGTCTACACCCCGGGCGTGGCCCGGGCCTGCGTGGCCATCTCCGATGACCCTTCGCTCGCGGGAGAGTTGACCATGATCGGGCGCAGCGTCGCCATCTGCACCAACGGGACGAGGGTGCTCGGGCTCGGAGACATCGGCCCCGTCCCCTCGATGCCGGTGATGGAGGGCAAGGCCGTCTTCTACCACCAGCTCGCCAACGTCTCGGCCATGCCGATCCTGGTAGACACCAAAGACGTCGACGAGTTCGTGGAGACCGTGGTCCGCATAGCGCCGACCTTCGGCGGCATCCACCTGGAGGACATCTCGGCCCCCGAATGCTTCGAGATAGAGCGGCGCCTTATCGAAGCACTGTCGAAGCCGGTGATGCACGACGACGTTCACGGGACGGCGGTCGTTACGCTCGCGGCGGCGCTCGTCGCCTGCCGGCACGCCGGGCTTACCCTGGAGGAAGAAGTCGTCGGCCAGATCGGGCTCGGGGCGGCGGGCTACGGGATAGCGGCGCTCATGGCCGACGCCGGCGCCAAGCGCGTGGTCGCCTCGGACCCGAACCCGCTCTCCCACGAGAGGGCCCGCCAGAAGGGCATAGAGATAGCGGACCTCGAGACCGTCATGGAGGAGGCCGACGTCGTGGTCGCCACGACGGGCGTGCCCGGCCTCATCGACCCGTCCCTGGTCCGCGAGGGTCAGGTAATCCTGGCCCTCACCAACCCGTACCCCGAGATCGAACCGGAGGCCGCGATACGGGCGGGCGCCGCCTTCGCCGCCGACGGGACGAGCGTGAACAACGTCCTCGGATACCCCGGCATCTTCCGGGGCGCGCTTCTCTCGGGGGCCGAGGAGATCACACTCCAGATGAAGCTCGCCGCGGCCGAAGCCCTGGCCGATCTGACCCAGGAATCGGAACTCGTCCCCGACGCCCTCGACCCCAAGGTCCACGAGCGCGTCTCCACGGCCGTCCGGGACGCCGCCGTGGAGAGCGGTGCCGCCCGTATGGACCGCGCACCCATGGGCCTGTAG